One Acidimicrobiia bacterium genomic window, CCTTGCCCCGCGTCCGCCGCTCGACGTCCCCGGGCTTGGTCGCAGCGGGCTGGGTCGTTCCAGGGCAATCGTGGTGCGGCTCGCCCTGCTCTTCAGCGTCGACGCCTTCGGCGGCGGATTCGTGGTGCAGTCGATCCTCGTGCTCTGGCTGTCGCTGCGGTTCGACCTGTCCACCGCCACCGCCGGGGCCGTCTTCTTCTGGGTGGGAATGGGCTCGGCCAGTTCCGCTCTCCTGGCCCCCAAGTTGGCGGCCCGGATCGGATTGGTGCGCACGATGGTGTTCACCCATGTGCCCGCCAACCTTCTGCTGATTGCGGCGGCCTTCATGCCCTCGGCTGGGCCGGCTATCGCCTGCCTGCTCCTGCGCTCTCTGCTGTCACAGATGGATGTGCCCGCCCGCACGAGTTACGTGATGGCAGTGGTAGATCCCGCCGAACGCACGGCGGCGGCCACTATCACCAACGTTCCTCGCAGTCTGGCCGCAGCCCTGCCGCCGCTGGTGGCCGGGGTGATGCTGCAACACTCCACGTTCGGCTGGCCGCTGATCATCGCCGGTTGCGTGAAGATCGTCTACGACCTCACCCTTCTCGCCCTCTTTCACGATGTTCGTCCTCCCGAGGAGATCGTGGGGGAAGCGACGTAAGGTCTGGCCATGGCCCGCATCTCCCTTCCCGATCCGTCCGGCCTCGGTGAGCACATCGACTGGTCGCTGCACCGTCCCGAAATGGCGACGGGGATGGGTCAGCTCTCCGCCGCCGTCTACGGCAATAGCCGCCTTCCCCTGCGGGAGCGGGAGGCGGCTCGCTGGACCATCGCACTGATCAACCAGTGTGAGGTCTGCCAAGAGACACGCGCCGCCGCCGCCGATGCTCATCAGGTAGACGACGACTTCTACGGCGCGGTGGCCTCTTGGGCCACCAGCGATGGGCTCTCTGTTCGAGAAAAACTAGCGGCCGAGTTCGCCCAACGTTTCGCGTTGGATCATCAGGCCATGGACGACGCCTTTTGGGAGCGACTGCGAGGCGCCTACGCCGATGACGAAGTGGCCGATCTCATCATCTGTTGCGGGATGTTCCTGGGGCTCGGCCGGGCGATGGCGGTGGTGGGCGTCCCGGCGCCGGCGAACCGCATTCTTCTCTGAGGTCATCGCGGGGCGCACCACGATCGGCGCCTCCGAGCATCCCCATCGGCGGGTGGAGTGGCCGGGGACCACAGGGTTGGCGATGGGGTGATGGCTAGCGGCTGGGTGGCATGCTGACTACCTATGATCCAGTATCGCGTCGCGCTTCTTCTCCTGGTTCCACTGTCCCTTACGGCCTGCTCCGGCGGAGACAGCGCCGAGCCGGCGGCCGCCACGTCCACCACCGTGAGGTCTGCGGTCGTGGAAGTCGCCCCTGACGGAGACCTCTACGCCCTCGCCGAGGGGCCCCTCACGCCGGGCGCGCCCGGCGATGTGATCGCCGTGCAGGAAGTGCCCGGGCTGGCGGTGGACGGCACCGTGTGGCGAGTGCTCTACCACTCGCAGTCGATCCAGGGCGAGGACATTGCCGTGAGCGGTATCATCATCGTGCCCTCCGGACCGGTACCCGAGGGCGGTCGTCCGGTGCTCACCTGGGCGCACGGCACCACCGGCATCGCCGATGAATGTGCGCCCAGCAAGGACCCTGCTGGCGCCGGAGTGGGTCTCGTCGCCCCCTTCCTCGACCGGGGCATGGTGTTCGCGGCCACGGATTACGAAGGCCTCGGTACGCCCGGTCGTCACCCCTACATTGCCGGCGTGAGCGAGGGCCGTGGCACGCTCGACATTGTTCGGGCGGCCCGGCAACTCGAGTCCCTCACGGGCGCCTCGAACACGACGGTCATCTGGGGTCACTCCCAGGGCGGTCACGCCGCGCTCTTCGCCAATCAGATCGCCGCCGAGTGGGCCCCCGAACTCGACGTGGTGGGCACGATAGCGGGGGCTCCTCCCTCGCA contains:
- a CDS encoding MFS transporter, with the protein product MGMAEASASGDTRRLLRTRGLRASMDGLVAVVLPVFLLARGFSPTQVGAVVTATLLGSAAITMTIGLRGGHLDRVHLLQLMCLLMVATGLAFGMVAAFGALLVVAAVGTINPSAGDVSAFLPIEQALLPDTVAPERRTHVFAHYALVASLAGAVGSLAAGVPGWIAGHTRLSPLDAQRGVFFLYALVGLVLLAQYRRLAPRPPLDVPGLGRSGLGRSRAIVVRLALLFSVDAFGGGFVVQSILVLWLSLRFDLSTATAGAVFFWVGMGSASSALLAPKLAARIGLVRTMVFTHVPANLLLIAAAFMPSAGPAIACLLLRSLLSQMDVPARTSYVMAVVDPAERTAAATITNVPRSLAAALPPLVAGVMLQHSTFGWPLIIAGCVKIVYDLTLLALFHDVRPPEEIVGEAT
- a CDS encoding carboxymuconolactone decarboxylase family protein, with translation MARISLPDPSGLGEHIDWSLHRPEMATGMGQLSAAVYGNSRLPLREREAARWTIALINQCEVCQETRAAAADAHQVDDDFYGAVASWATSDGLSVREKLAAEFAQRFALDHQAMDDAFWERLRGAYADDEVADLIICCGMFLGLGRAMAVVGVPAPANRILL
- a CDS encoding alpha/beta fold hydrolase; the encoded protein is MIQYRVALLLLVPLSLTACSGGDSAEPAAATSTTVRSAVVEVAPDGDLYALAEGPLTPGAPGDVIAVQEVPGLAVDGTVWRVLYHSQSIQGEDIAVSGIIIVPSGPVPEGGRPVLTWAHGTTGIADECAPSKDPAGAGVGLVAPFLDRGMVFAATDYEGLGTPGRHPYIAGVSEGRGTLDIVRAARQLESLTGASNTTVIWGHSQGGHAALFANQIAAEWAPELDVVGTIAGAPPSQLSLIAQALRDSPYRYYLAMTAAGWEAAYPEADPSLVLSPKGVELLDTVDEGCTSASAEAFNTLPYEELVIADPATTPPWSDLLVANDPGFVQGSSPILIIHGEKDEQIPVVSSQLLLNRMCGIGQAVERRTYPGESHAGVIAPSLPDMLTWIDARLAGEEAITSCP